One Cucurbita pepo subsp. pepo cultivar mu-cu-16 chromosome LG11, ASM280686v2, whole genome shotgun sequence DNA window includes the following coding sequences:
- the LOC111805872 gene encoding uncharacterized protein LOC111805872: protein MKKNTNPIAIATSTKRSKMRSCTNSLCFFCLMKETHVPTRRAGMKQCLSELPYSDDHDHVLVLSALWHIAMAQPNDKEYPSLGVFECMGSLIQRGLKDKDWVLRDQNIYIPYYAAHVIGSYTMHKAEFAEKAVESGVIPPLMELLRGKMSWVEQRVSVRALGHLASYNSTFEALVEYQEEIVKSAMEIASSCLDLVYEKFVGSSEENREKYHRDLLTRGVGGREIEDRKAEEWASQLQCWCLHLVKCFASKGMCLNLICNNNPIFLRDLCGMWGGLSNYTSTGGVGLIRILSYNKFSRKFIAESTQIIETLCNLCRSSDDWQYIGIECLLLLLKDPQTRYKVIEIAAFYLVDLVEIRRLGDRTNINLGEAITQALLSDYNQMETQFLKNNQNLQRVLREVWVLKVERKRKEKLLCEERLEEKRALVNLIKQAANELFRLGEIEAAMRKYKEALDLCPLKFRKERMVLHSNKSQCHLLLRDPDAAISDSTRALCYSNPTNSHGKSLWRRSQAYDMKGLAKESLMDCIMFVNGGMKMEAGNGTGESKRIKIPYHAARMISKQMEAAWLFAPARLKKLASSQVKKAEDSSNNSREGHGITIRTMTI, encoded by the coding sequence atgaagaagaacacAAACCCCATTGCCATTGCCACCTCCACTAAGCGCTCAAAGATGAGGTCTTGCACCAATTCCCTTTGTTTCTTCTGTCTAATGAAGGAGACCCATGTTCCAACAAGAAGAGCTGGAATGAAGCAATGTTTGAGTGAGTTACCTTATAGTGACGACCATGACCATGTCCTTGTCCTAAGTGCACTTTGGCACATAGCCATGGCTCAACCAAATGACAAAGAGTATCCCTCTCTTGGTGTGTTTGAATGCATGGGAAGTTTGATCCAAAGGGGCCTCAAGGACAAGGATTGGGTTCTTAGGGACCAAAACATTTACATCCCCTATTATGCAGCTCATGTTATTGGATCTTACACCATGCACAAGGCTGAGTTTGCAGAGAAAGCAGTGGAATCAGGAGTGATTCCACCATTGATGGAGCTTTTGAGAGGGAAAATGAGCTGGGTTGAACAAAGGGTCAGTGTTAGAGCACTTGGTCACCTTGCTAGCTACAACTCAACTTTTGAAGCTCTTGTCGAATACCAAGAGGAAATTGTCAAATCAGCCATGGAGATTGCATCCTCCTGCCTTGATTTAGTGTATGAAAAATTTGTAGGATCAAGtgaagaaaatagagagaaatacCACAGAGATTTGCTCACAAGAGGTGTTGGTGGGAGAGAAATTGAGGATAGAAAGGCAGAGGAATGGGCTAGCCAACTTCAATGTTGGTGTCTTCATTTGGTCAAATGTTTTGCTTCCAAGGGGATGTGCTTGAATCTCATTTGCAACAACAACCCAATTTTCTTGAGGGATTTGTGTGGAATGTGGGGTGGATTGTCAAATTACACCTCAACTGGTGGAGTTGGGCTCATAAGAATCTTGAGttacaataaattttcaagGAAGTTCATTGCTGAATCCACACAAATAATTGAGACCCTCTGCAATTTGTGTAGATCTTCAGATGACTGGCAATACATTGGCATTGAATGTCTTTTGCTCCTTCTCAAAGACCCACAAACCAGGTACAAAGTCATTGAAATTGCTGCGTTTTATCTCGTAGATTTGGTGGAAATTAGAAGGCTTGGAGATAGAACAAACATTAATCTAGGCGAAGCCATCACACAAGCCCTCCTATCAGATTACAACCAAATGGAAACACAATTCCTCAAGAACAATCAAAATCTCCAAAGGGTTCTAAGAGAAGTATGGGTTCTGAAAGtggagaggaaaaggaaagagaaattGTTATGTGAGGAGAGGCTTGAAGAGAAGAGGGCATTGGTGAATCTCATAAAACAAGCGGCAAATGAACTGTTTCGATTGGGAGAAATAGAGGCCGCTAtgagaaaatacaaagaagcCTTAGATTTGTGTCCGTTGAAGTTTAGAAAGGAAAGAATGGTGCTTCACAGTAACAAATCACAATGCCATTTGCTGTTAAGGGATCCGGATGCAGCCATTAGTGACTCAACTCGAGCTTTGTGTTACTCAAATCCAACAAATTCTCACGGTAAAAGCCTGTGGAGAAGATCGCAGGCTTATGACATGAAAGGGTTGGCAAAAGAGAGCTTGATGGACTGCATAATGTTTGTGAATGGTGGAATGAAGATGGAGGCCGGCAATGGAACGGGTGAGAGTAAGAGAATCAAGATCCCATATCATGCAGCTAGAATGATTAGCAAGCA
- the LOC111806011 gene encoding uncharacterized protein LOC111806011, which translates to MDRKQGFFSSLKDDVVRGLSPGKSRAKSPVRSTSPATSLRRRRKGGHRLSRRELLIGRSGSLRSVEALSPLKEGPDDTDGEDSKMEGRWAQWMKGQLCRAPSVSCSAYKRSDLRLLLGVLGAPLAPVHVSSSDPLPHLSIKDTPIETSSAQYILQQYTAASGGQKLQNSIQNAYAMGKVRMVASEFETANRVIRSRNSSKDAESGGFVLWQMNPDMWYVELALGGSKVHAGCNGRLVWRHTPWLGAHCAKGPVRPLRRALQGLDPKTTASMFTNARCTGEKKINDEDCFILKLCADPVTLKARSEGPAEIIRHVLFGYFSQKTGLLVHLEDSHLTRIQNNGGDAVYWETTINSFLDDYRPVEGIMIAHSGRSVVTLFRFGDTAMSHTKTRMEEAWTIEEVAFNVPGLSVDCFIPPAELRFGSMSETCELPQDQIIDTAVAAQAFHAKVAALDKLDDSNVIWNTDA; encoded by the exons ATGGACAGGAAACAAGGGTTTTTCTCCTCCCTTAAAGACGACGTTGTCAGAGGCCTTTCTCCGGGCAAATCAAGAGCCAAAAGCCCAGTGCGGAGTACCTCTCCGGCCACCAGTTTGAGGCGCCGTAGGAAGGGTGGCCACCGCCTCTCCCGCCGTGAACTGTTGATTGGGAGATCCGGGAGCTTGAGGTCGGTGGAGGCATTGTCGCCCTTGAAGGAAGGCCCCGATGATACCGACGGTGAGGATTCCAAAATGGAAGGCAGATGGGCGCAATGGATGAAGGGTCAGCTCTGTAGAGCTCCTTCTGTTTCCTGCTCTGCCTATAAACGCTCCGATCTGCGGCTTTTGCTTGGCGTTTTGGGCGCCCCGCTTGCCCCTGTTCATGTCTCCTCTTCGGACCCTCTGCCTCATCTCAGCATTAAAGACACCCCTATT GAGACATCATCTGCACAGTATATATTACAGCAGTACACGGCTGCTTCCGGAGGCCAGAAGCTTCAAAACTCTATTCAAAATGCTTATGCCATGGGGAAGGTGAGAATGGTAGCTTCTGAATTTGAAACTGCTAACAGAGTTATTAGGAGCCGAAACTCCTCCAAAGATGCCGAGTCGGGTGGGTTTGTCCTGTGGCAGATGAATCCAGACATGTGGTACGTAGAGCTCGCGCTTGGTGGCAGCAAGGTTCATGCTGGTTGCAATGGGAGGCTTGTATGGAGGCACACGCCATGGCTCGGTGCACATTGTGCTAAAGGGCCTGTTAGACCTTTACGCCGTGCACTTCAG GGACTTGATCCTAAAACAACTGCAAGCATGTTTACCAATGCCAGATGCACTGGGGAGAAGAAGATTAACGATGAGGATTGCTTCATCCTCAAACTCTGTGCAGATCCTGTAACGTTGAAGGCCAGGAGCGAAGGGCCAGCAGAGATTATAAGACATGTTTTATTCGGTTATTTCAGCCAGAAAACTGGCCTCCTTGTGCACTTGGAAGACTCTCACTTGACCCGCATCCAAAACAATGGAGGGGATGCAGTTTACTGGGAGACCACAATCAATTCATTCCTCGACGATTACCGACCCGTCGAGGGGATTATGATTGCTCACTCGGGACGCTCAGTGGTAACCCTTTTCAGATTTGGAGATACTGCTATGAGCCACACCAAGACCAGGATGGAAGAAGCATGGACAATTGAAGAAGTAGCATTCAATGTCCCTGGTTTATCTGTAGATTGTTTCATTCCTCCTGCAGAACTAAGATTTGGCTCCATGAGTGAAACTTGTGAACTCCCTCAGGATCAGATCATAGACACTGCTGTTGCAGCACAAGCATTTCATGCTAAAGTCGCCGCCCTCGACAAGTTAGACGACAGTAATGTAATCTGGAATACAGATGCGTAA
- the LOC111805701 gene encoding peamaclein — protein MKFLHLLSMILVLTSFLQLSLAAPGFCSSKCASRCAKAGVQDRCLKYCGICCEKCGCVPSGTYGNKHECPCYGQMKNSKGKSKCP, from the exons ATGAAgttccttcatcttctttcaaTGATTCTCGTTCTCACCTCCTTCCTCCAGCTCTCCCTGGCTGCCCCAg GTTTTTGCAGTTCGAAATGCGCAAGTAGATGTGCAAAAGCAGGGGTGCAGGATCGGTGCTTGAAGTACTGCGGGATATGCTGCGAGAAATGCGGGTGTGTGCCGTCTGGGACTTATGGGAACAAGCATGAGTGCCCTTGCTATGGGCAGATGAAGAACTCCAAGGGGAAGTCCAAGTGTCCTTAA